Part of the Kitasatospora sp. NBC_01266 genome, CAGTTCCTCGTTCGCCTCGATCGCCGCGTGCAGCAGCGGACCGAGCGAGCGGTTGAACGCCGTCATCTCCCCCGACGCGCGCTCCAGGCCGGCCGCGACGGCCGTCATCGGCGTCGCCTCGCCGGGAGCGGCGTCGATGCCTTCCGCCAGCAGTCGGCTCAGGGCCTGCTGCCCCGCGGTGAGGATCTCGCGCTTGTCCGCGAAGTGGCGAAAGAACGTGCTGCGCGTCAGTTCGGCGCGCTCGGCGATCTGCGCGACCGTCGTCTCGTCGTAGCCCTGCTCGGCGAACAGCCCGAGCGCCGCCACGACCAGACGCTGACGCGCATCCGGCTTCCATCTAGGCATGTGGCCATCCTAGACGACGGGACATGTGTCGCATCATGCGGTACGGTGATGGGACACCAGTCGCATCACTGCTTGGAGCTCGTCATGCGCGTCTTCATCACCGGCGGAACCGGCCTCATCGGCTCGGCCGTCGTCGCCGAACTGCTCTCCGCGGGACACTCGGTCACCGCCCTCGCCCGCTCCGACGCCTCCGCGGCGCACGCCAAGGCCGCCGGCGCCGAGGTGCTCAGCGGCGCACTCGCCGACCTCGCCGTGCTGCGAGCCGGCGCGCAGCGGGCCGACGGCGTCATCCACCTCGCCTTCAGCAACGACTTCAGCTCGCCCGAGGCCCTGGCCCAGGGCGTCGCCGAGGAGGCCGCCGCGCTCGCCACGCTCGGCGACACCCTCGTCGGCACGGACCGCCCGCTCGTCACCGTGGCCGGCACGCCCTACCTGCCGGGGCGCGCATCCACCGAGGACGACGCCCTGCCGACCGAGGGGCCGGTCGCCGGCCGCAGCCGGTCGGTGACCCGCGCGCTCGGACTCGCCTCGCAGGGCGTGCGCAGCTCGGCGGTACGGCTCCCGCGCACGGTCCACAACGAGGGCCGGGGCGGGTTCGCCGGGCTGCTCACCGACATCGCCCGCCGTACCGGCGTCGCCGGCTACCCCTCGGACGGCGCGCAGCGCTGGCCGGCCGTCCACGCGCGGGACGCCGCCGTGCTGTTCCGGCTCGCCCTGGAGCAGGCTCCGGCCGGAAGCTCCTGGCACGCCGTCGCCGACGAGGGCGACGCGGTCCACGACATCGCCGCGGTCATCGGCCGACGGCTCGGCCTGCCCGTCGAGTCGGTACCGCAGGAGAACTTCGGTCCCCTCGGCCCGATCTTCGCGGCCGACCAGCCCGCGTCCAGCGCCCGCACCCGCGCCGCCCTCGGCTGGCAGCCGACCCACCCGAGCCTGCTCGCCGACCTGGAGAACATCGAACCCTGAGACGCGCCCGGACGGCCCTGACGAGAGGAACGAGTTCCCATGACCTACGGAACCTACGGACCGCACAACCCCGAGGCGACCTACGTCGCTCACGACTACCCCGAGCACGCCTTCGACACCGGCGAGGTCAGCCTCAACTACGCCACGACCGGATCGCCCGACAACCCCGCCCTGCTGCTCATCCCCGCGCAGGGCGAGTCCTGGTGGGGCTACGAGGCGGCGATGAAGCTGCTCGAGGACGACTTCGAGGTCTTCGCCGTCGACCTGCGCGGCCAGGGCCGTTCCACCCGCACCCCCGGCCGCTACACCCTCGACAACATGGGCAACGACCTGGTCCGGTTCGTCTCCGGACGCATCGCACGCCCGGTCATCGCCTGCGGCCTGTCCTCCGGCGGCGTCATCGCCGCATGGCTCTCCGCCTACGCGCCGCCCGGCGTGCTGCGCGGCGCGTACTACGAGGACGCACCGCTGTTCTCCTCGGAGATCCAGCCCGCCTACGGCCAGGGCATGAACCAGGTCATCGGCCCCTGGTTCGAGCTGATGCACAAGTACCTCGGCGATCAGTGGTCGGTCGGCGACTGGCCGGGCCTGAAACGAGCCATGGCCACCGACCTGCCGCCGGCACTCGCACGAGGCCTGGCGGCGATGGGCGACTTCCTGGGCGGGGACGAACCACCCCAGACGTTCAAGGAGTACGACCCCGAGTGGGCCCGCGCCTTCGCCAGCGGCTCGGCCAGCGCCTCGGTCGACCACGCCCGGATGCTCGCGGCCGTGAAGGTCCCGGTGCTCTTCACCCACCACTTCCACCACGTCGACGAGGAGTCAGGCCGACTCCAAGGCGCCATCTCGGACCTGCAGCTGCGGCACGCACGCGAGCTGATCACCGGCGCCGGCCAGCGGTTCGACTACCGGACGTTCCCGAAGGCCGGCCACGTCATGCACGGCAGCGATCCACAGCTCTACAGCCGGACTCTGCGTGAGTGGAGCCGCACACTCGACACCTGACATCAACACGGCAGAACAGCGCGTCAGCGGTCCCCCGCCACCGACGGCAGCGTGGCGCGGGTACGGGTGGCGGCCCGGTCAGCCGGTCGTGGCGCGTACGGCTTCGCCGATCGGCTCGGCCACCTTCTCGGGATGGACCGGCATCACCTGGTGCGAGGAGTGGACCTCGACCGGGGTCATGTGGTCGGCCGGGGCCGCCACGTTGGCAGGTGGGCTCCTCGGGTCGGTGCGAAGCGGACGATGTTCTCAGGCGGCGTGCAGCGCGTCGCGCAGGGTCTGGATCGCCAGGGTGATGGCGGCCTGCGCGGCGTAGGTCTCGCGCAAGGCGTTGAGCATCACGAAGTCGTGGATGACGCCCTGGTAGCGGACGGCGGTGACGGGGACGCCGGCCTGGCGGAGCTTGTTGGCGTAGGCCTCGCCCTCGTCGCGCAGCACGTCGGCCTCACCGGTGATCACCAGCGCGGCGGGCAGGCCGGTCAGCTGCTCGGTGGTGGCGCGCAGCGGGGAGGCGGTGATCTCGGCGCGCTGGGCGGGGTCGGTCGTGTACTGGTCCCAGAACCACTGCATGCCGTCGCGGCGCAGGAAGTAGCCTTCGGCGAACTGGTGGTAGGACGGGGTGTCGAAGGACGCGTCGGTCACCGGGTAGAAGAGCACCTGGTGACGGAGCGACACGTCGCCGCGCTCCTTGGCCATCAGCGTCAGCGCGGCGCTCATGTTCCCGCCGACCGAGTCACCCGCGACGGCGAGGCGCGCACTGTCCAGACCCTTGCCCGCGCCCTCCCGCACGATCCACCGCGCGACCGCGTAGTTCTGCTCGATGGCGACCGG contains:
- a CDS encoding SDR family oxidoreductase, producing the protein MRVFITGGTGLIGSAVVAELLSAGHSVTALARSDASAAHAKAAGAEVLSGALADLAVLRAGAQRADGVIHLAFSNDFSSPEALAQGVAEEAAALATLGDTLVGTDRPLVTVAGTPYLPGRASTEDDALPTEGPVAGRSRSVTRALGLASQGVRSSAVRLPRTVHNEGRGGFAGLLTDIARRTGVAGYPSDGAQRWPAVHARDAAVLFRLALEQAPAGSSWHAVADEGDAVHDIAAVIGRRLGLPVESVPQENFGPLGPIFAADQPASSARTRAALGWQPTHPSLLADLENIEP
- a CDS encoding alpha/beta hydrolase, encoding MTHDLEPVQPVLETAAAAFAQATAEPPYLFELAPAQGRKAVDEVQSGPVELPAIDEEWITVTGGPTGSVRARIVRPAGATGTVPVILYLHGAGWVFGNAHTHDRLVRELAVGTGAAVVFPEYDLSPEARYPVAIEQNYAVARWIVREGAGKGLDSARLAVAGDSVGGNMSAALTLMAKERGDVSLRHQVLFYPVTDASFDTPSYHQFAEGYFLRRDGMQWFWDQYTTDPAQRAEITASPLRATTEQLTGLPAALVITGEADVLRDEGEAYANKLRQAGVPVTAVRYQGVIHDFVMLNALRETYAAQAAITLAIQTLRDALHAA
- a CDS encoding TetR/AcrR family transcriptional regulator gives rise to the protein MPRWKPDARQRLVVAALGLFAEQGYDETTVAQIAERAELTRSTFFRHFADKREILTAGQQALSRLLAEGIDAAPGEATPMTAVAAGLERASGEMTAFNRSLGPLLHAAIEANEELRSREALKSAGMAAAMVDALKRRGVAEATAQVAAELGVLAFRLGYARWADPARHDNPGELAALTRATFDELRAAVADLS
- a CDS encoding alpha/beta fold hydrolase, whose product is MTYGTYGPHNPEATYVAHDYPEHAFDTGEVSLNYATTGSPDNPALLLIPAQGESWWGYEAAMKLLEDDFEVFAVDLRGQGRSTRTPGRYTLDNMGNDLVRFVSGRIARPVIACGLSSGGVIAAWLSAYAPPGVLRGAYYEDAPLFSSEIQPAYGQGMNQVIGPWFELMHKYLGDQWSVGDWPGLKRAMATDLPPALARGLAAMGDFLGGDEPPQTFKEYDPEWARAFASGSASASVDHARMLAAVKVPVLFTHHFHHVDEESGRLQGAISDLQLRHARELITGAGQRFDYRTFPKAGHVMHGSDPQLYSRTLREWSRTLDT